One genomic region from Gossypium hirsutum isolate 1008001.06 chromosome D13, Gossypium_hirsutum_v2.1, whole genome shotgun sequence encodes:
- the LOC107943029 gene encoding 2-hydroxy-6-oxo-6-(2'-aminophenyl)hexa-2,4-dienoic acid hydrolase — MLMAAATFNSLTLPFSKPEFPFSSIARTHIPTATLNLSRFRPTGFLLCSLSSDHPTTAAGGQLHHKTNTNSTDPQPQIHTCTWNWKGYSIRYQCSGSSGPALVLVHGFGANSNHWRKNIPVLAKSHRVYAIDLIGYGYSDKPNPREVGDSFYTFETWGSQLNDFCSSVVKDKAFFICNSIGGLVGLQAAVAKPEICRGLFLLNISLRMLHVKKQPWFGRPFIASFQSLLRNTAVGKLFFGSVATPESVRSILCQCYHDTSQVTEELVQIILHPGLEPGAVDVFLEFICYSGGPLPEELLPQVECPVLIAWGDKDPWESIELGRAYGDFDTVEDFVVLPNVGHCPQDEAPHLVNPLVESFVSRHSKSPANASTTI; from the exons ATGCTAATGGCAGCAGCAACCTTCAACTCTCTCACCCTCCCCTTCTCAAAACCAGAATTCCCATTCTCCTCCATTGCAAGAACCCATATTCCCACCGCCACTCTCAACCTTTCTCGGTTCAGGCCTACTGGCTTCCTTCTATGCTCCCTTTCAAGTGATCACCCCACAACCGCCGCGGGTGGTCAACTTCACCATAAGACCAACACCAATAGCACCGACCCCCAGCCTCAAATTCATACTTG TACATGGAACTGGAAGGGCTATTCTATTCGCTATCAGTGTTCTGGGAGTAGCGGTCCTGCCTTGGTTTTAGTACATGGTTTTGGAGCAAACAG TAATCATTGGAGGAAAAATATTCCTGTTCTAGCAAAATCACATAGGGTATACGCAATTGATCTTATTGGCTATGGATATTCGGACAAACCGAATCCTCGTGAAGTTGGGGACTCATTCTATACATTCGAGACTTGGGGTTCCCAATTGAATGATTTTTGTAGCAGTGTGGTTAAAGACAAAGCTTTCTTTATTTGTAACTCTATTGGAG GACTGGTTGGCCTTCAAGCTGCAGTCGCAAAACCGGAGATCTGTAGGGGTTTATTCCTATTAAATATATCTCTGCGCATGCTTCATGTCAAAAAGCAACCATGGTTTGGAAGACCTTTCATCGCGTCATTTCAAAGTTTGCTTAG GAACACTGCAGTCGGCAAACTTTTCTTCGGATCCGTTGCCACTCCAGAGTCTGTTAGAAGTATTCTTTGTCAG TGTTACCATGACACCTCTCAAGTGACCGAAGAACTAGTTCAGATTATCCTACATCCAGGACTTGAACCTGGCGCTGTTGATGTTTTTCTTGAGTTCATATGCTACTCAGGTGGTCCCCTGCCTGAGGAATTACTTCCGCAGGTTGAA TGTCCTGTCTTGATAGCATGGGGTGACAAGGATCCATGGGAAAGCATTGAACTTGGAAGAGCCTACGGGGATTTTGATACTGTAGAAGACTTTGTCGTCCTCCCCAATGTTGGCCACTGCCCTCAG GATGAAGCTCCACATCTTGTGAATCCACTTGTAGAATCATTCGTGTCTCGCCATTCTAAATCTCCAGCTAATGCTTCCACAACCATTTGA
- the LOC121225275 gene encoding multiple organellar RNA editing factor 3, mitochondrial, which produces MACLTARRSLSTLLSRALTSSSYSSFPSCSRLTVAFLNKTLVFIPDATKILTRTKTYGSDYSPFRDPSRLPSVFLDGHNYEHWLIILEFPERPKPLEEEMIDTYVKTLASVVDSEEEAKKRIYSVCTTRYTGFRAFFSEDLVEELGEFPRVRWVLPVWCWSRDHYYAGDLFVDGNVFHRPQFPWVGIPNSNHRVGGCGDHELWLITFEFREEPSFEEKIDFYVKTLASVVGSEEEAKRRIYAVGGRLTRYTGFRAVISEEMAYLLGGLPLVKGVYRDSEVEYHEDLHGGDLLVDGEVVLRPTIKDFDGGRLVRLVADQILNDIYIRKMDETKTETEG; this is translated from the exons ATGGCTTGCCTCACTGCCCGACGATCACTATCAACTCTTTTAAGCCGCGCCCTcacttcttcttcttattcttccTTTCCTTCCTGTTCTCGCCTCACTGTTGCTTTCCTCAACAAAACCTTAGTTTTTATCCCCGATGCAACAAAAATCCTGACCCGAACCAAGACATACGGGTCCGACTACTCGCCTTTTCGTGACCCTTCCCGATTACCATCGGTTTTCCTAGATGGCCATAATTATGAACATTGGCTTATCATTTTGGAATTCCCAGAACGCCCAAAACCTTTGGAAGAAGAAATGATCGATACCTATGTTAAAACTCTCGCTTCTGTTGTCGACag TGAAGAGGAAGCGAAAAAGAGAATATACTCTGTCTGTACAACGAGGTATACTGGGTTTCGTGCTTTTTTCTCTGAGGATTTGGTCGAAGAACTTGGAG AGTTTCCTCGTGTACGCTGGGTTTTACCAGTTTGGTGTTGGAGCCGAGATCATTATTATGCAG GAGATTTGTTTGTTGATGGGAATGTCTTTCATAGACCGCAATTTCCATGGGTTGGCATTCCAAATAGCAACCACAGAGTTGGAGGATGTGGTGATCATGAGCTTTGGCTTATCACTTTCGAATTCCGGGAAGAACCTTCCTTTGAAGAAAAGATTGATTTCTATGTTAAAACCCTCGCTTCTGTTGTCGGCAG TGAAGAGGAAGCGAAAAGGAGAATATACGCCGTAGGTGGTAGACTAACGAGGTATACTGGGTTTCGTGCTGTTATTTCTGAGGAGATGGCTTATTTACTTGGAG GGTTACCTCTTGTAAAAGGCGTTTATCGGGATTCAGAGGTCGAATATCACGAAGATCTTCATGGAG GGGATTTGCTTGTTGATGGGGAAGTCGTTCTTAGACCAACCATAAAGGATTTTGATGGAGGCCGATTAGTACGTTTGGTGGCGGACCAGATATTAAACGATATTTATATTCGCAAAATGGATGAAACCAAAACCGAAACCGAGGGCTAG